The Numida meleagris isolate 19003 breed g44 Domestic line chromosome 12, NumMel1.0, whole genome shotgun sequence genome includes a window with the following:
- the ABLIM3 gene encoding actin-binding LIM protein 3 isoform X6, whose translation MEKGGQVPYQQNPYTAGSGSTVIQCYRCGDTCKGEVVRVQSNHFHIRCFTCQVCGCDLAQSGFFFKNQEYICTHDYQQLYGTRCDSCGDFITGEVISALGRTYHPKCFVCSTCRKPFPIGDKVTFSGKDCVCQNCSHSLISTKPIKIHGPSHCAGCKEEIKQGQSLLALEKQWHVSCFKCQTCGIILTGEYISKDGVPYCESDYHAQFGIKCETCDRYISGRVLEAGGKHYHPTCARCVRCHQMFTEGEEMYLTGSEVWHPICKQAARAEKKLKHRRTSETSISPPGSSIGSPNRVICDIYESFDIRQRRASSPGYIDSPTYSRQGMSPTIPRSPHHFYRSAAGESNIYRKPPIYKRHDNVPAATKSKTSEDIAQSSKYSPAYSPDPYYHSESEYWSFQGSPKAPRARRFSSGGEEDGYERGMHKIQSGIGRLILREEMKARSNSYADPWTPPRSSASSREALHTAGYEGSLNGSPRMHYLADSDPLISKSASLPAYRRNGLHRPPSAELFHYDSTNAVNWGMREYKIYPYELLLVKTRGRNQLPKDVDRTRLERHLSQEEFYQIFGMTIAEFDRLALWKRNELKKQARLF comes from the exons TGTGCGGCTGCGACCTGGCCCAGTCGGGCTTTTTCTTCAAGAACCAGGAGTACATCTGCACCCACGACTACCAGCAGCTCTACGGCACCCGCTGTGACAGCTGCGGGGACTTCATCACCGGGGAGGTCATCTCGGCGCTGGGCAGGACCTACCATCCCAAGTGCTTCgtctgcagcacctgcag GAAGCCGTTCCCCATCGGGGACAAGGTGACATTCAGTGGGAAGGACTGCGTCTGCCAGAACTGCTCCCATTCGCTCATCAGCACCAAACCCATCAAGATCCACGGGCCCAGCC ACTGCGCAGGCTGCAAGGAGGAGATCAAGCAGGGCCAGTCCCTCCTGGCACTGGAGAAGCAGTGGCATGTCAGCTGCTTCAAGTGCCAAACATGCGGGATCATCCTCACCGGAGAGTACATCAGCAA GGACGGAGTCCCATACTGCGAGTCTGACTACCACGCGCAGTTCGGCATCAAGTGCGAGACGTGTGACCGGTACATCAGTGGCAGGGTCCTGGAG GCGGGCGGGAAGCACTACCACCCCACCTGCGCCCGCTGCGTGCGCTGCCACCAGATGTTCACCGAAGGAGAGGAGATGTACCTCACAG GCTCTGAGGTGTGGCACCCCATCTGCAAGCAGGCAGCCCGGGCAGAGAAGAAGCTGAAG cacagaagaacaTCAGAAACCTCCATCTCGCCGCCCGGCTCCAGCATCGGCTCCCCCAACAGAGTGATCTGC gACATATACGAGAGCTTTGACATCCGGCAGAGGCGAGCCTCCAGCCCCGGCTACATCGACTCCCCCACCTACAGCCGGCAGGGCATGTCCCCCACCATCCCGAGGTCCCCCCACCACTTCTACCGCTCAG CTGCTGGTGAGAGCAACATCTACAGGAAACCTCCCATCTACAAGCGGCACG ACAACGTCCCTGCAGCcaccaaaagcaaaaccagtgAGGACATTGCACAGTCGTCCAAGTACAGCCCTGCCTACTCCCCCGACCCCTACTACCACTCCGAGTCAGAGTACTGGTCCTTCCAGGGATCCCCCAAAG CCCCCCGTGCCCGGCGGTTCTCATCAGGAGGCGAAGAGGATGGCTATGAGCGGGGCATGCACAAG ATCCAGAGCGGCATCGGCAGGCTGATCCTGAGGGAGGAGATGAAGGCACGCTCCAACTCCTACGCAGACCCCTGGACCCCTCCCCGCAGCTCggccagcagcagagaggccCTGCACACGGCTGGCTATGAGGGCTCCCTCAATGGCT CCCCCCGGATGCACTACCTGGCTGACAGTG ATCCCCTCATTTCCAAGTCGGCCTCTCTCCCCGCCTACAGGAGGAACGGGCTGCACAGG CCGCCCAGCGCGGAGCTTTTCCACTACGACAGCACCAACGCCGTCAACTGGGGGATGCGAG AGTACAAG ATTTACCCCTATGAGCTGCTCCTGGTGAAGACGAGGGGGAGGAACCAGCTGCCCAAGGACGTGGACAGGACTCGGTTAGAG CGGCACCTCTCCCAGGAGGAGTTCTACCAGATCTTCGGCATGACCATCGCCGAGTTCGACCGCCTGGCCCTCTGGAAGAGGAACGAGCTGAAGAAGCAGGCGCGGCTGTTTTAA
- the ABLIM3 gene encoding actin-binding LIM protein 3 isoform X9, translating into MEKGGQVPYQQNPYTAGSGSTVIQCYRCGDTCKGEVVRVQSNHFHIRCFTCQVCGCDLAQSGFFFKNQEYICTHDYQQLYGTRCDSCGDFITGEVISALGRTYHPKCFVCSTCRKPFPIGDKVTFSGKDCVCQNCSHSLISTKPIKIHGPSHCAGCKEEIKQGQSLLALEKQWHVSCFKCQTCGIILTGEYISKDGVPYCESDYHAQFGIKCETCDRYISGRVLEAGGKHYHPTCARCVRCHQMFTEGEEMYLTGSEVWHPICKQAARAEKKLKHRRTSETSISPPGSSIGSPNRVICAKVDNEILNYKDLAALPKIKAIYEVQRPDLISYEPYHRYTSDETLERYSYGESLGTLSPYSQDIYESFDIRQRRASSPGYIDSPTYSRQGMSPTIPRSPHHFYRSGTESGRSSPYYSQLDVRSSTPTSYQAPKHFHIPAAGESNIYRKPPIYKRHDNVPAATKSKTSEDIAQSSKYSPAYSPDPYYHSESEYWSFQGSPKAPRARRFSSGGEEDGYERGMHKIQSGIGRLILREEMKARSNSYADPWTPPRSSASSREALHTAGYEGSLNGSPRMHYLADSDPLISKSASLPAYRRNGLHRPPSAELFHYDSTNAVNWGMREYKIYPYELLLVKTRGRNQLPKDVDRTRLERHLSQEEFYQIFGMTIAEFDRLALWKRNELKKQARLF; encoded by the exons TGTGCGGCTGCGACCTGGCCCAGTCGGGCTTTTTCTTCAAGAACCAGGAGTACATCTGCACCCACGACTACCAGCAGCTCTACGGCACCCGCTGTGACAGCTGCGGGGACTTCATCACCGGGGAGGTCATCTCGGCGCTGGGCAGGACCTACCATCCCAAGTGCTTCgtctgcagcacctgcag GAAGCCGTTCCCCATCGGGGACAAGGTGACATTCAGTGGGAAGGACTGCGTCTGCCAGAACTGCTCCCATTCGCTCATCAGCACCAAACCCATCAAGATCCACGGGCCCAGCC ACTGCGCAGGCTGCAAGGAGGAGATCAAGCAGGGCCAGTCCCTCCTGGCACTGGAGAAGCAGTGGCATGTCAGCTGCTTCAAGTGCCAAACATGCGGGATCATCCTCACCGGAGAGTACATCAGCAA GGACGGAGTCCCATACTGCGAGTCTGACTACCACGCGCAGTTCGGCATCAAGTGCGAGACGTGTGACCGGTACATCAGTGGCAGGGTCCTGGAG GCGGGCGGGAAGCACTACCACCCCACCTGCGCCCGCTGCGTGCGCTGCCACCAGATGTTCACCGAAGGAGAGGAGATGTACCTCACAG GCTCTGAGGTGTGGCACCCCATCTGCAAGCAGGCAGCCCGGGCAGAGAAGAAGCTGAAG cacagaagaacaTCAGAAACCTCCATCTCGCCGCCCGGCTCCAGCATCGGCTCCCCCAACAGAGTGATCTGC GCTAAAGTGGATAATGAGATCCTTAATTACAAAGACCTGGCAGCTCTTCCCAAGATTAAAGCCATCTACGAAGTGCAGCGTCCTGACCTCATTTCGTACGAGCCCTATCACAGATACACATCGGATGAGACGCTGGAGAGATATAGCTATGGGGAG TCCTTGGGGACCCTCTCCCCGTACTCACAG gACATATACGAGAGCTTTGACATCCGGCAGAGGCGAGCCTCCAGCCCCGGCTACATCGACTCCCCCACCTACAGCCGGCAGGGCATGTCCCCCACCATCCCGAGGTCCCCCCACCACTTCTACCGCTCAG GCACAGAGAGCGGGCGCAGCTCCCCCTACTATAGCCAGTTAGATGTGAGGTCTTCTACTCCAACCTCATACCAAGCACCCAAGCATTTCCACATTCCAG CTGCTGGTGAGAGCAACATCTACAGGAAACCTCCCATCTACAAGCGGCACG ACAACGTCCCTGCAGCcaccaaaagcaaaaccagtgAGGACATTGCACAGTCGTCCAAGTACAGCCCTGCCTACTCCCCCGACCCCTACTACCACTCCGAGTCAGAGTACTGGTCCTTCCAGGGATCCCCCAAAG CCCCCCGTGCCCGGCGGTTCTCATCAGGAGGCGAAGAGGATGGCTATGAGCGGGGCATGCACAAG ATCCAGAGCGGCATCGGCAGGCTGATCCTGAGGGAGGAGATGAAGGCACGCTCCAACTCCTACGCAGACCCCTGGACCCCTCCCCGCAGCTCggccagcagcagagaggccCTGCACACGGCTGGCTATGAGGGCTCCCTCAATGGCT CCCCCCGGATGCACTACCTGGCTGACAGTG ATCCCCTCATTTCCAAGTCGGCCTCTCTCCCCGCCTACAGGAGGAACGGGCTGCACAGG CCGCCCAGCGCGGAGCTTTTCCACTACGACAGCACCAACGCCGTCAACTGGGGGATGCGAG AGTACAAG ATTTACCCCTATGAGCTGCTCCTGGTGAAGACGAGGGGGAGGAACCAGCTGCCCAAGGACGTGGACAGGACTCGGTTAGAG CGGCACCTCTCCCAGGAGGAGTTCTACCAGATCTTCGGCATGACCATCGCCGAGTTCGACCGCCTGGCCCTCTGGAAGAGGAACGAGCTGAAGAAGCAGGCGCGGCTGTTTTAA
- the ABLIM3 gene encoding actin-binding LIM protein 3 isoform X1 — translation MEKGGQVPYQQNPYTAGSGSTVIQCYRCGDTCKGEVVRVQSNHFHIRCFTCQVCGCDLAQSGFFFKNQEYICTHDYQQLYGTRCDSCGDFITGEVISALGRTYHPKCFVCSTCRKPFPIGDKVTFSGKDCVCQNCSHSLISTKPIKIHGPSHCAGCKEEIKQGQSLLALEKQWHVSCFKCQTCGIILTGEYISKDGVPYCESDYHAQFGIKCETCDRYISGRVLEAGGKHYHPTCARCVRCHQMFTEGEEMYLTGSEVWHPICKQAARAEKKLKHRRTSETSISPPGSSIGSPNRVICDIYESFDIRQRRASSPGYIDSPTYSRQGMSPTIPRSPHHFYRSGTESGRSSPYYSQLDVRSSTPTSYQAPKHFHIPAAGESNIYRKPPIYKRHDNVPAATKSKTSEDIAQSSKYSPAYSPDPYYHSESEYWSFQGSPKAPRARRFSSGGEEDGYERGMHKIQSGIGRLILREEMKARSNSYADPWTPPRSSASSREALHTAGYEGSLNGSPRMHYLADSDPLISKSASLPAYRRNGLHRPPSAELFHYDSTNAVNWGMREYKIYPYELLLVKTRGRNQLPKDVDRTRLERHLSQEEFYQIFGMTIAEFDRLALWKRNELKKQARLF, via the exons TGTGCGGCTGCGACCTGGCCCAGTCGGGCTTTTTCTTCAAGAACCAGGAGTACATCTGCACCCACGACTACCAGCAGCTCTACGGCACCCGCTGTGACAGCTGCGGGGACTTCATCACCGGGGAGGTCATCTCGGCGCTGGGCAGGACCTACCATCCCAAGTGCTTCgtctgcagcacctgcag GAAGCCGTTCCCCATCGGGGACAAGGTGACATTCAGTGGGAAGGACTGCGTCTGCCAGAACTGCTCCCATTCGCTCATCAGCACCAAACCCATCAAGATCCACGGGCCCAGCC ACTGCGCAGGCTGCAAGGAGGAGATCAAGCAGGGCCAGTCCCTCCTGGCACTGGAGAAGCAGTGGCATGTCAGCTGCTTCAAGTGCCAAACATGCGGGATCATCCTCACCGGAGAGTACATCAGCAA GGACGGAGTCCCATACTGCGAGTCTGACTACCACGCGCAGTTCGGCATCAAGTGCGAGACGTGTGACCGGTACATCAGTGGCAGGGTCCTGGAG GCGGGCGGGAAGCACTACCACCCCACCTGCGCCCGCTGCGTGCGCTGCCACCAGATGTTCACCGAAGGAGAGGAGATGTACCTCACAG GCTCTGAGGTGTGGCACCCCATCTGCAAGCAGGCAGCCCGGGCAGAGAAGAAGCTGAAG cacagaagaacaTCAGAAACCTCCATCTCGCCGCCCGGCTCCAGCATCGGCTCCCCCAACAGAGTGATCTGC gACATATACGAGAGCTTTGACATCCGGCAGAGGCGAGCCTCCAGCCCCGGCTACATCGACTCCCCCACCTACAGCCGGCAGGGCATGTCCCCCACCATCCCGAGGTCCCCCCACCACTTCTACCGCTCAG GCACAGAGAGCGGGCGCAGCTCCCCCTACTATAGCCAGTTAGATGTGAGGTCTTCTACTCCAACCTCATACCAAGCACCCAAGCATTTCCACATTCCAG CTGCTGGTGAGAGCAACATCTACAGGAAACCTCCCATCTACAAGCGGCACG ACAACGTCCCTGCAGCcaccaaaagcaaaaccagtgAGGACATTGCACAGTCGTCCAAGTACAGCCCTGCCTACTCCCCCGACCCCTACTACCACTCCGAGTCAGAGTACTGGTCCTTCCAGGGATCCCCCAAAG CCCCCCGTGCCCGGCGGTTCTCATCAGGAGGCGAAGAGGATGGCTATGAGCGGGGCATGCACAAG ATCCAGAGCGGCATCGGCAGGCTGATCCTGAGGGAGGAGATGAAGGCACGCTCCAACTCCTACGCAGACCCCTGGACCCCTCCCCGCAGCTCggccagcagcagagaggccCTGCACACGGCTGGCTATGAGGGCTCCCTCAATGGCT CCCCCCGGATGCACTACCTGGCTGACAGTG ATCCCCTCATTTCCAAGTCGGCCTCTCTCCCCGCCTACAGGAGGAACGGGCTGCACAGG CCGCCCAGCGCGGAGCTTTTCCACTACGACAGCACCAACGCCGTCAACTGGGGGATGCGAG AGTACAAG ATTTACCCCTATGAGCTGCTCCTGGTGAAGACGAGGGGGAGGAACCAGCTGCCCAAGGACGTGGACAGGACTCGGTTAGAG CGGCACCTCTCCCAGGAGGAGTTCTACCAGATCTTCGGCATGACCATCGCCGAGTTCGACCGCCTGGCCCTCTGGAAGAGGAACGAGCTGAAGAAGCAGGCGCGGCTGTTTTAA
- the ABLIM3 gene encoding actin-binding LIM protein 3 isoform X5 — protein sequence MEKGGQVPYQQNPYTAGSGSTVIQCYRCGDTCKGEVVRVQSNHFHIRCFTCQVCGCDLAQSGFFFKNQEYICTHDYQQLYGTRCDSCGDFITGEVISALGRTYHPKCFVCSTCRKPFPIGDKVTFSGKDCVCQNCSHSLISTKPIKIHGPSHCAGCKEEIKQGQSLLALEKQWHVSCFKCQTCGIILTGEYISKDGVPYCESDYHAQFGIKCETCDRYISGRVLEAGGKHYHPTCARCVRCHQMFTEGEEMYLTGSEVWHPICKQAARAEKKLKHRRTSETSISPPGSSIGSPNRVICDIYESFDIRQRRASSPGYIDSPTYSRQGMSPTIPRSPHHFYRSGTESGRSSPYYSQLDVRSSTPTSYQAPKHFHIPDNVPAATKSKTSEDIAQSSKYSPAYSPDPYYHSESEYWSFQGSPKAPRARRFSSGGEEDGYERGMHKIQSGIGRLILREEMKARSNSYADPWTPPRSSASSREALHTAGYEGSLNGSPRMHYLADSDPLISKSASLPAYRRNGLHRPPSAELFHYDSTNAVNWGMREYKIYPYELLLVKTRGRNQLPKDVDRTRLERHLSQEEFYQIFGMTIAEFDRLALWKRNELKKQARLF from the exons TGTGCGGCTGCGACCTGGCCCAGTCGGGCTTTTTCTTCAAGAACCAGGAGTACATCTGCACCCACGACTACCAGCAGCTCTACGGCACCCGCTGTGACAGCTGCGGGGACTTCATCACCGGGGAGGTCATCTCGGCGCTGGGCAGGACCTACCATCCCAAGTGCTTCgtctgcagcacctgcag GAAGCCGTTCCCCATCGGGGACAAGGTGACATTCAGTGGGAAGGACTGCGTCTGCCAGAACTGCTCCCATTCGCTCATCAGCACCAAACCCATCAAGATCCACGGGCCCAGCC ACTGCGCAGGCTGCAAGGAGGAGATCAAGCAGGGCCAGTCCCTCCTGGCACTGGAGAAGCAGTGGCATGTCAGCTGCTTCAAGTGCCAAACATGCGGGATCATCCTCACCGGAGAGTACATCAGCAA GGACGGAGTCCCATACTGCGAGTCTGACTACCACGCGCAGTTCGGCATCAAGTGCGAGACGTGTGACCGGTACATCAGTGGCAGGGTCCTGGAG GCGGGCGGGAAGCACTACCACCCCACCTGCGCCCGCTGCGTGCGCTGCCACCAGATGTTCACCGAAGGAGAGGAGATGTACCTCACAG GCTCTGAGGTGTGGCACCCCATCTGCAAGCAGGCAGCCCGGGCAGAGAAGAAGCTGAAG cacagaagaacaTCAGAAACCTCCATCTCGCCGCCCGGCTCCAGCATCGGCTCCCCCAACAGAGTGATCTGC gACATATACGAGAGCTTTGACATCCGGCAGAGGCGAGCCTCCAGCCCCGGCTACATCGACTCCCCCACCTACAGCCGGCAGGGCATGTCCCCCACCATCCCGAGGTCCCCCCACCACTTCTACCGCTCAG GCACAGAGAGCGGGCGCAGCTCCCCCTACTATAGCCAGTTAGATGTGAGGTCTTCTACTCCAACCTCATACCAAGCACCCAAGCATTTCCACATTCCAG ACAACGTCCCTGCAGCcaccaaaagcaaaaccagtgAGGACATTGCACAGTCGTCCAAGTACAGCCCTGCCTACTCCCCCGACCCCTACTACCACTCCGAGTCAGAGTACTGGTCCTTCCAGGGATCCCCCAAAG CCCCCCGTGCCCGGCGGTTCTCATCAGGAGGCGAAGAGGATGGCTATGAGCGGGGCATGCACAAG ATCCAGAGCGGCATCGGCAGGCTGATCCTGAGGGAGGAGATGAAGGCACGCTCCAACTCCTACGCAGACCCCTGGACCCCTCCCCGCAGCTCggccagcagcagagaggccCTGCACACGGCTGGCTATGAGGGCTCCCTCAATGGCT CCCCCCGGATGCACTACCTGGCTGACAGTG ATCCCCTCATTTCCAAGTCGGCCTCTCTCCCCGCCTACAGGAGGAACGGGCTGCACAGG CCGCCCAGCGCGGAGCTTTTCCACTACGACAGCACCAACGCCGTCAACTGGGGGATGCGAG AGTACAAG ATTTACCCCTATGAGCTGCTCCTGGTGAAGACGAGGGGGAGGAACCAGCTGCCCAAGGACGTGGACAGGACTCGGTTAGAG CGGCACCTCTCCCAGGAGGAGTTCTACCAGATCTTCGGCATGACCATCGCCGAGTTCGACCGCCTGGCCCTCTGGAAGAGGAACGAGCTGAAGAAGCAGGCGCGGCTGTTTTAA
- the ABLIM3 gene encoding actin-binding LIM protein 3 isoform X8, with product MEKGGQVPYQQNPYTAGSGSTVIQCYRCGDTCKGEVVRVQSNHFHIRCFTCQVCGCDLAQSGFFFKNQEYICTHDYQQLYGTRCDSCGDFITGEVISALGRTYHPKCFVCSTCRKPFPIGDKVTFSGKDCVCQNCSHSLISTKPIKIHGPSHCAGCKEEIKQGQSLLALEKQWHVSCFKCQTCGIILTGEYISKDGVPYCESDYHAQFGIKCETCDRYISGRVLEAGGKHYHPTCARCVRCHQMFTEGEEMYLTGSEVWHPICKQAARAEKKLKHRRTSETSISPPGSSIGSPNRVICDIYESFDIRQRRASSPGYIDSPTYSRQGMSPTIPRSPHHFYRSDNVPAATKSKTSEDIAQSSKYSPAYSPDPYYHSESEYWSFQGSPKAPRARRFSSGGEEDGYERGMHKIQSGIGRLILREEMKARSNSYADPWTPPRSSASSREALHTAGYEGSLNGSPRMHYLADSDPLISKSASLPAYRRNGLHRPPSAELFHYDSTNAVNWGMREYKIYPYELLLVKTRGRNQLPKDVDRTRLERHLSQEEFYQIFGMTIAEFDRLALWKRNELKKQARLF from the exons TGTGCGGCTGCGACCTGGCCCAGTCGGGCTTTTTCTTCAAGAACCAGGAGTACATCTGCACCCACGACTACCAGCAGCTCTACGGCACCCGCTGTGACAGCTGCGGGGACTTCATCACCGGGGAGGTCATCTCGGCGCTGGGCAGGACCTACCATCCCAAGTGCTTCgtctgcagcacctgcag GAAGCCGTTCCCCATCGGGGACAAGGTGACATTCAGTGGGAAGGACTGCGTCTGCCAGAACTGCTCCCATTCGCTCATCAGCACCAAACCCATCAAGATCCACGGGCCCAGCC ACTGCGCAGGCTGCAAGGAGGAGATCAAGCAGGGCCAGTCCCTCCTGGCACTGGAGAAGCAGTGGCATGTCAGCTGCTTCAAGTGCCAAACATGCGGGATCATCCTCACCGGAGAGTACATCAGCAA GGACGGAGTCCCATACTGCGAGTCTGACTACCACGCGCAGTTCGGCATCAAGTGCGAGACGTGTGACCGGTACATCAGTGGCAGGGTCCTGGAG GCGGGCGGGAAGCACTACCACCCCACCTGCGCCCGCTGCGTGCGCTGCCACCAGATGTTCACCGAAGGAGAGGAGATGTACCTCACAG GCTCTGAGGTGTGGCACCCCATCTGCAAGCAGGCAGCCCGGGCAGAGAAGAAGCTGAAG cacagaagaacaTCAGAAACCTCCATCTCGCCGCCCGGCTCCAGCATCGGCTCCCCCAACAGAGTGATCTGC gACATATACGAGAGCTTTGACATCCGGCAGAGGCGAGCCTCCAGCCCCGGCTACATCGACTCCCCCACCTACAGCCGGCAGGGCATGTCCCCCACCATCCCGAGGTCCCCCCACCACTTCTACCGCTCAG ACAACGTCCCTGCAGCcaccaaaagcaaaaccagtgAGGACATTGCACAGTCGTCCAAGTACAGCCCTGCCTACTCCCCCGACCCCTACTACCACTCCGAGTCAGAGTACTGGTCCTTCCAGGGATCCCCCAAAG CCCCCCGTGCCCGGCGGTTCTCATCAGGAGGCGAAGAGGATGGCTATGAGCGGGGCATGCACAAG ATCCAGAGCGGCATCGGCAGGCTGATCCTGAGGGAGGAGATGAAGGCACGCTCCAACTCCTACGCAGACCCCTGGACCCCTCCCCGCAGCTCggccagcagcagagaggccCTGCACACGGCTGGCTATGAGGGCTCCCTCAATGGCT CCCCCCGGATGCACTACCTGGCTGACAGTG ATCCCCTCATTTCCAAGTCGGCCTCTCTCCCCGCCTACAGGAGGAACGGGCTGCACAGG CCGCCCAGCGCGGAGCTTTTCCACTACGACAGCACCAACGCCGTCAACTGGGGGATGCGAG AGTACAAG ATTTACCCCTATGAGCTGCTCCTGGTGAAGACGAGGGGGAGGAACCAGCTGCCCAAGGACGTGGACAGGACTCGGTTAGAG CGGCACCTCTCCCAGGAGGAGTTCTACCAGATCTTCGGCATGACCATCGCCGAGTTCGACCGCCTGGCCCTCTGGAAGAGGAACGAGCTGAAGAAGCAGGCGCGGCTGTTTTAA
- the ABLIM3 gene encoding actin-binding LIM protein 3 isoform X3, whose product MSTSIPYQQNPYTAGSGSTVIQCYRCGDTCKGEVVRVQSNHFHIRCFTCQVCGCDLAQSGFFFKNQEYICTHDYQQLYGTRCDSCGDFITGEVISALGRTYHPKCFVCSTCRKPFPIGDKVTFSGKDCVCQNCSHSLISTKPIKIHGPSHCAGCKEEIKQGQSLLALEKQWHVSCFKCQTCGIILTGEYISKDGVPYCESDYHAQFGIKCETCDRYISGRVLEAGGKHYHPTCARCVRCHQMFTEGEEMYLTGSEVWHPICKQAARAEKKLKHRRTSETSISPPGSSIGSPNRVICDIYESFDIRQRRASSPGYIDSPTYSRQGMSPTIPRSPHHFYRSGTESGRSSPYYSQLDVRSSTPTSYQAPKHFHIPAAGESNIYRKPPIYKRHDNVPAATKSKTSEDIAQSSKYSPAYSPDPYYHSESEYWSFQGSPKAPRARRFSSGGEEDGYERGMHKIQSGIGRLILREEMKARSNSYADPWTPPRSSASSREALHTAGYEGSLNGSPRMHYLADSDPLISKSASLPAYRRNGLHRPPSAELFHYDSTNAVNWGMREYKIYPYELLLVKTRGRNQLPKDVDRTRLERHLSQEEFYQIFGMTIAEFDRLALWKRNELKKQARLF is encoded by the exons TGTGCGGCTGCGACCTGGCCCAGTCGGGCTTTTTCTTCAAGAACCAGGAGTACATCTGCACCCACGACTACCAGCAGCTCTACGGCACCCGCTGTGACAGCTGCGGGGACTTCATCACCGGGGAGGTCATCTCGGCGCTGGGCAGGACCTACCATCCCAAGTGCTTCgtctgcagcacctgcag GAAGCCGTTCCCCATCGGGGACAAGGTGACATTCAGTGGGAAGGACTGCGTCTGCCAGAACTGCTCCCATTCGCTCATCAGCACCAAACCCATCAAGATCCACGGGCCCAGCC ACTGCGCAGGCTGCAAGGAGGAGATCAAGCAGGGCCAGTCCCTCCTGGCACTGGAGAAGCAGTGGCATGTCAGCTGCTTCAAGTGCCAAACATGCGGGATCATCCTCACCGGAGAGTACATCAGCAA GGACGGAGTCCCATACTGCGAGTCTGACTACCACGCGCAGTTCGGCATCAAGTGCGAGACGTGTGACCGGTACATCAGTGGCAGGGTCCTGGAG GCGGGCGGGAAGCACTACCACCCCACCTGCGCCCGCTGCGTGCGCTGCCACCAGATGTTCACCGAAGGAGAGGAGATGTACCTCACAG GCTCTGAGGTGTGGCACCCCATCTGCAAGCAGGCAGCCCGGGCAGAGAAGAAGCTGAAG cacagaagaacaTCAGAAACCTCCATCTCGCCGCCCGGCTCCAGCATCGGCTCCCCCAACAGAGTGATCTGC gACATATACGAGAGCTTTGACATCCGGCAGAGGCGAGCCTCCAGCCCCGGCTACATCGACTCCCCCACCTACAGCCGGCAGGGCATGTCCCCCACCATCCCGAGGTCCCCCCACCACTTCTACCGCTCAG GCACAGAGAGCGGGCGCAGCTCCCCCTACTATAGCCAGTTAGATGTGAGGTCTTCTACTCCAACCTCATACCAAGCACCCAAGCATTTCCACATTCCAG CTGCTGGTGAGAGCAACATCTACAGGAAACCTCCCATCTACAAGCGGCACG ACAACGTCCCTGCAGCcaccaaaagcaaaaccagtgAGGACATTGCACAGTCGTCCAAGTACAGCCCTGCCTACTCCCCCGACCCCTACTACCACTCCGAGTCAGAGTACTGGTCCTTCCAGGGATCCCCCAAAG CCCCCCGTGCCCGGCGGTTCTCATCAGGAGGCGAAGAGGATGGCTATGAGCGGGGCATGCACAAG ATCCAGAGCGGCATCGGCAGGCTGATCCTGAGGGAGGAGATGAAGGCACGCTCCAACTCCTACGCAGACCCCTGGACCCCTCCCCGCAGCTCggccagcagcagagaggccCTGCACACGGCTGGCTATGAGGGCTCCCTCAATGGCT CCCCCCGGATGCACTACCTGGCTGACAGTG ATCCCCTCATTTCCAAGTCGGCCTCTCTCCCCGCCTACAGGAGGAACGGGCTGCACAGG CCGCCCAGCGCGGAGCTTTTCCACTACGACAGCACCAACGCCGTCAACTGGGGGATGCGAG AGTACAAG ATTTACCCCTATGAGCTGCTCCTGGTGAAGACGAGGGGGAGGAACCAGCTGCCCAAGGACGTGGACAGGACTCGGTTAGAG CGGCACCTCTCCCAGGAGGAGTTCTACCAGATCTTCGGCATGACCATCGCCGAGTTCGACCGCCTGGCCCTCTGGAAGAGGAACGAGCTGAAGAAGCAGGCGCGGCTGTTTTAA